The Euphorbia lathyris chromosome 2, ddEupLath1.1, whole genome shotgun sequence genome includes a window with the following:
- the LOC136219062 gene encoding cytochrome P450 716B1-like encodes MNTLLIILTFLIPIFLLFTKRRASSASTKVPPGSLGFPFIGQSISLLRNMRANTAENWVQQRIEKYGPVSKLSLFGKPTVFLYGQAANKFVFTADSSCISNSQTQSIRAILGDRCILELSGEDHKRVRGALMSFLKPESLKQYVGKMDEEVRLHIQNHWQGQQEVKVLPLMKTLTFNIICSLLFGIERGARRDTLVDWFQAMILGMWSIPIDLPFTRYNRSLQASKKVQNIVQDLINEKRMELEQKGANDHQDLITCLISIRNENNEAAITDKEIVHNIMLVLTAGHDTSSVLLTFLMRLFANEPSIYAAVLQEQEEIAKSKGKGELLTWEDLAKMKYTWRVAMETMRVTPPIFGGFRKAVKDIEYDGYLIPKGWQIFWLTSMTHMDNNIFQEPDKFDPARFENSVPPYCYIPFGGGPRICPGYEFARLETLVTVHYLVTQFSWNMIADNFFSRDPMLVPREGLPIKLVSKQPTV; translated from the exons ATGAATACCCTTTTGATCATTCTTACATTTCTTATTCCTATCTTCCTTCTCTTCACCAAGAGAAGAGCAAGTTCAGCATCAACAAAAGTTCCTCCAGGATCACTAGGATTTCCTTTCATAGGCCAAAGTATCAGCCTTCTCCGAAACATGAGAGCCAATACTGCTGAAAACTGGGTTCAACAGAGAATTGAGAAATACGGTCCTGTATCAAAGCTAAGTCTCTTTGGAAAACCAACTGTTTTCTTATATGGCCAGGCTGCAAACAAGTTTGTGTTCACTGCTGATAGCAGCTGCATCAGCAATAGTCAAACACAGTCTATCAGGGCCATTTTGGGTGATCGATGCATCTTGGAACTAAGCGGTGAAGATCATAAGCGTGTCAGGGGCGCTCTTATGTCCTTTCTGAAGCCTGAATCTTTGAAGCAATATGTTGGAAAAATGGATGAGGAAGTCAGGTTGCATATTCAGAATCACTGGCAAGGCCAGCAGGAGGTCAAG GTGTTGCCATTGATGAAGACACTCACATTCAATATAATATGCTCTCTTCTATTCGGTATTGAACGAGGCGCTCGAAGAGATACATTAGTGGATTGGTTCCAAGCAATGATATTAGGTATGTGGTCAATCCCGATTGATTTACCTTTCACACGCTACAACCGCAGCCTCCAAGCAAGCAAAAAAGTTCAGAACATTGTGCAGGACCTCATAAATGAAAAGAGGATGGAACTCGAGCAGAAGGGTGCTAATGATCACCAAGACCTCATCACTTGTTTGATTAGCATCCGCAACGAAAATAATGAAGCAGCAATAACTGACAAGGAGATTGTGCACAACATTATGCTTGTTCTGACTGCGGGGCATGACACTTCATCTGTTCTGCTCACTTTTCTGATGCGGCTTTTCGCTAATGAACCTTCTATTTATGCAGCTGTTCTTCAAG AACAGGAAGAGATAGCTAAGAGCAAGGGCAAAGGGGAGTTATTAACCTGGGAAGATCTTGCCAAGATGAAGTACACATGGAGAGTGGCAATGGAGACCATGAGAGTGACCCCTCCTATCTTTGGTGGCTTTAGGAAAGCTGTCAAAGATATTGAGTATGACGGTTACCTTATTCCGAAAGGATGGCAA ATATTCTGGCTTACCAGCATGACACACATGGATAATAACATATTCCAAGAGCCGGACAAGTTCGATCCAGCTAGATTTGAGAACTCAGTTCCTCCTTACTGCTATATTCCGTTCGGAGGGGGCCCAAGGATATGTCCTGGATACGAGTTTGCAAGGCTTGAAACTCTTGTCACAGTACATTATCTTGTCACTCAGTTTTCATGGAACATGATTGCTGATAACTTCTTTAGTAGGGATCCGATGCTAGTTCCAAGAGAAGGATTGCCCATCAAACTAGTGTCGAAGCAACCCACAGTATAA
- the LOC136219064 gene encoding CRS2-associated factor 2, mitochondrial — protein MLVKLLSWHLKTLTKTPKPSPFIYTVRCSNHTFSQDDYDPPFTLASKPTKSSSERKPKKPSKKPSETKENLQEAINLPLKSDLPFDFRYSYSESNPDVEPISYREPKRFSPFGPGRLDRKWTGTAAPAQALVDAEKIMEERNRVLGQPLSEAEVEELVERYRHSDCSRQINLGKGGVTHNMLDDIHNHWKKAEAVRIKCLGVPTLDMDNVCFHLEDKSGGKIIYRHINILLLYRGRNYDPKNRPVIPRMLWKPYPPIYPKLVKNVADGLTFEETKEMRNRGLTSPALTKLTRNGVYVNVVEKVREAFKTEEVVRLDCSHAGTSDCKRIGLKLRDLVPCVPILFKDEQIILWRGKKVVEQNLETSI, from the exons ATGCTTGTGAAGCTACTTTCATGGCATCTCAAAACCCTAACCAAAACCCCTAAACCTTCTCCTTTCATTTACACCGTTCGATGCTCAAACCATACATTCTCTCAAGACGATTACGACCCACCGTTTACTCTCGCCTCTAAACCCACAAAATCCAGTTCCGAACGAAAACCCAAAAAGCCCTCCAAAAAACCTTCAGAAACAAAGGAAAATCTGCAGGAGGCCATCAATCTCCCATTGAAATCCGATCTTCCATTTGATTTTAGATATTCGTATTCAGAGTCCAACCCCGATGTTGAGCCAATTAGTTATCGTGAACCGAAGCGATTTTCCCCATTTGGTCCAGGTCGGCTTGATAGGAAATGGACGGGAACGGCTGCTCCTGCCCAAGCTCTGGTGGATGCTGAGAAAATAATGGAGGAGAGGAATCGGGTTCTTGGGCAGCCGCTCTCGGAGGCGGAGGTGGAGGAGCTGGTTGAGCGCTATAGGCACAGTGATTGTTCCAGGCAGATTAATCTAG GGAAGGGGGGTGTTACTCACAATATGTTGGATGACATCCACAATCATTGGAAGAAGGCTGAAGCTGTGAGGATCAAGTGCTTGGGAGTGCCTACTCTTGATATGGACAATGTCTGCTTCCACCTTGAG GACAAATCTGGTGGGAAAATCATCTATCGGCATATTAATATCCTTCTTTTATATCGAGGACGAAATTATGATCCCAAAAATCGGCCTGTTATTCCTCGTATGCTGTGGAAGCCTTATCCTCCCATTTATCCGAAGCTGGTCAAGAACGTGGCTGATGGTCTGACATTTGAAGAAACAAAAGAGATGAGAAACAGAGGGCTAACTTCTCCCGCACTCACGAAACTTA CCAGGAATGGTGTGTATGTGAATGTAGTAGAGAAAGTGAGGGAGGCGTTCAAGACGGAAGAGGTTGTGAGGCTAGATTGCTCTCATGCTGGCACTAGTGACTGCAAAAGGATTGGCTTGAAGCTAAGG GATTTGGTTCCTTGTGTTCCTATTTTATTCAAGGACGAGCAGATTATACTCTGGAGAGGGAAGAAAGTTGTGGAGCAGAACCTGGAAACTTCCATTTAG
- the LOC136219063 gene encoding uncharacterized protein: MERIRLLTRKDPFLSILSPLHYQSSNLPKTLSMAASQFNSKRPTCPSCSKPSSLCLCNRIRNPGLENKVNVTILQHSLEKKHPLNSVRIAKLGLKNVKVATVSDVNFGARFVIRLPKSTSGLNGRNRFDFDGVSDRNGFSSGKENVDEQCLKHSKEENSNRSNELEIAINSSVTELPSTLMDEKTDVNEEPVIFFTIGKNGVVTDLDSKWELQPRTHAQKGPNFDQILASQVAIEALSRGFVVKKLQKQQKNGSINLEEYEEFEVGVPSGSILLFPSETAVSVDELQRMNIEVRSLIVLDGTWAKAKRIYKENPWLKLLPHLKLDLSKLSLYNEIRHQPHAGCLSTIESIVYALKALGDNHEELDHLLNVFESMVEDQRHCKDERLKKSSPL, from the coding sequence ATGGAACGGATCCGATTACTGACCCGGAAAGACCCATTCTTGTCAATTCTCAGTCCTCTTCATTACCAGAGCTCGAACCTTCCTAAAACCCTATCAATGGCGGCATCCCAGTTCAATTCCAAACGACCCACTTGTCCATCTTGTTCAAAACCGTCCAGTCTATGCCTCTGCAATCGTATCCGGAATCCGGGTCTGGAGAATAAGGTTAACGTAACCATTCTTCAACACAGTTTAGAGAAAAAGCACCCTCTTAATTCTGTCAGGATTGCGAAACTAGGGCTGAAGAACGTTAAGGTGGCTACTGTTTCCGATGTTAACTTTGGTGCCCGGTTCGTTATCCGATTACCCAAATCAACTTCGGGTTTGAACGGACGGAATCGTTTTGATTTCGATGGAGTTTCAGATAGGAATGGTTTCAGTTCAGGAAAAGAAAATGTGGATGAACAATGTCTAAAGCATTCGAAAGAGGAAAACAGTAATAGGAGTAATGAATTAGAAATTGCCATTAATTCATCTGTTACAGAGCTTCCTTCCACTCTAATGGATGAAAAAACAGATGTCAATGAAGAACCGGTCATCTTTTTCACAATTGGCAAAAATGGAGTAGTAACTGATCTTGACAGCAAATGGGAACTTCAACCCCGAACTCATGCGCAGAAAGGGCCAAATTTTGATCAGATTTTGGCTTCTCAAGTGGCCATTGAAGCTTTGTCAAGAGGATTCGTTGTAAAAAAATTGCAGAAACAACAAAAGAATGGGAGCATAAACTTGGAAGAGTACGAAGAGTTTGAAGTTGGGGTTCCTTCTGGATCAATACTACTATTTCCCAGCGAGACAGCAGTTAGTGTTGATGAGCTGCAAAGAATGAATATTGAGGTGAGGAGTTTGATAGTATTAGATGGGACATGGGCAAAGGCAAAGAGGATTTATAAAGAGAATCCATGGCTGAAGCTTCTTCCACATTTGAAGTTAGATTTATCTAAATTGAGCTTGTATAATGAAATCAGGCATCAACCTCATGCTGGTTGTTTATCCACCATTGAAAGCATTGTTTACGCATTGAAAGCGTTAGGGGATAATCATGAAGAACTGGATCATCTTCTGAATGTTTTTGAGTCGATGGTTGAAGATCAAAGGCACTGTAAAGATGAGAGGTTGAAGAAATCATCTCCTCTGTGA
- the LOC136219070 gene encoding purple acid phosphatase 18, with amino-acid sequence MDPNLIFSVFLLLLVTVSAEYIRPPPRKTLHFPWTSTSAFHPRQVHISLAGDQHMRVSWITGDKNAFSIVEYGTSPGKYSAMSQGESTSYTYFFYSSGKIHHIVIGPLEPDTVYFYRCGGQGPEFQFKTPPAKLPVSFAVAGDLGQTGWTKSTLDHIHQCEYDVHLVPGDLAYADYIQHRWDTFGELVQPLASSRPWMVTEGNHESESVPFFKNAFESYNSRWKMPFKESGSTSNLYYSFEVAGAHIIMLGSYTDYDKSSNQYNWLKGDLAKVDRKKTPWLLVLFHVPWYNSNTAHRGEGDKMMEAMEPLLNAAGVDILLAGHVHAYERTKRVRKGQLDPCGAVHITIGDGGNREGLAHSYIDPQPAWSAFREASFGHGELKLANSTHAYWTWHRNDDDEPVRSDQVWINSLVSSGCVAETRHELRKVLMGP; translated from the exons ATGGACCCAAACTTGATCTTCTCGGTATTTCTGTTATTGCTTGTCACTGTCTCGGCTGAGTACATCAGACCTCCTCCTCGCAAAACCTTGCATTTTCCATGGACTTCCACTTCTGCTTTTCATCCCCGCCAG GTGCACATCTCTTTGGCTGGAGACCAGCACATGCGAGTCTCATGGATAACTGGTGATAAAAATGCTTTTTCAATTGTTGAATATGGGACTTCACCTGGAAAATACAGTGCTATGTCTCAAGGGGAGAGCACATCTTATACTTATTTTTTCTATAGCTCTGGAAAGATACACCACATTGTCATTGGGCCTCTCGAACCCGACACAGTTTACTTCTATAGATGTGGAGGGCAGGGTCCAGAGTTCCAGttcaagaccccccctgctaaGCTGCCTGTTTCTTTTGCTGTAGCTGGAGATTTAGGTCAAACAGGCTGGACTAAATCAACACTTGACCATATTCATCAATGTGAATATGATGTCCATCTGGTTCCCGGAGACCTTGCTTATGCGGATTACATTCAGCACAGATGGGACACATTTGGTGAACTGGTCCAGCCACTTGCTAGTTCAAGGCCCTGGATGGTCACAGAAGGGAACCATGAAAGTGAAAGCGTACCCTTTTTCAAGAATGCCTTTGAATCCTATAATTCTAGATGGAAGATGCCCTTCAAGGAGAGTGGTTCAACTTCAAATCTCTATTATTCTTTTGAAGTTGCAGGGGCTCATATTATTATGCTCGGTTCTTATACAGATTATGATAAAAGCTCAAATCAGTATAACTGGCTCAAG GGTGATTTGGCTAAGGTTGACCGGAAGAAGACACCTTGGCTACTTGTGCTATTCCATGTGCCATGGTACAATAGTAACACTGCTCATCGAGGTGAAGGGGACAAGATGATGGAAGCTATGGAGCCGTTACTTAATGCTGCCGGTGTTGATATACTGCTTGCTGGGCATGTTCATGCTTATGAGCGCACG AAACGTGTGAGGAAAGGACAATTGGATCCATGTGGTGCTGTTCATATAACCATTGGGGATGGTGGAAACAGAGAAGGTTTAGCCCATAG ttacatagatccacagccagcttggtcagccttCCGTGAAGCGAGTTTTGGTCATGGAGAGCTGAAATTAGCTAATTCAACTCATGCCTATTGGACCTGGCACAGGAATGACGATGATGAGCCTGTTAGGTCCGATCAAGTTTGGATAAACTCTTTGGTCAGTTCAGGATGTGTTGCTGAAACGAGACATGAGCTAAGAAAGGTTCTCATGGGACCATAG
- the LOC136219065 gene encoding protein FATTY ACID EXPORT 5-like: MHDFCFTIPYGLILVVGGIIGYVKKGSMASLGGGGGTGLILILAGYLSLKAFERRKNSYLALFIETVCAAAVTFSMGQRYMNTSKIMPAGVVAGISAVMTMFYVYKIATGGNRIPAKAE, encoded by the exons atgcatgATTTCTGCTTCACGATCCCATATGGTTTAATTCTTGTGGTGGGAGGAATAATTGGGTATGTTAAGAAAGGGAGCATGGCGTCTTTGGGTGGAGGAGGAGGCACTGGATTGATTCTCATTTTAGCTGGATATCTCAGTCTCAAGGCTTTTGAGAGGCGAAAGAATTCCTATCTTGCTTTGTTTATCGAAACTG TTTGTGCTGCAGCCGTGACATTTTCCATGGGACAGCGTTATATGAATACCTCTAAGATTATGCCTGCTGGCGTTGTTGCTGGGATAAG TGCTGTCATGACAATGTTTTATGTGTACAAAATTGCTACTGGAGGTAACCGCATTCCTGCCAAGGCTgagtga